A window of uncultured Methanoregula sp. genomic DNA:
GGAACCGGTCATAATGCGATTGGATTTCTGTCAGACGGTCCTGCATCCTGTCACACTTCTGGAAACTCCTGTATTTCAGTTAGCTTGCGGGAACCAAGAAACTACCACAAGGTTATCCGGGGAAGTCTTAATGAGGGTAGAATGTAATGGAAAGAAACATGCAGGAACGTATCGGTGCTTTTTTTGTTCTGATCGTTCTCGCCGGAGTTCTGGTGGCGGGATGTGCAGGCCTGGTTCCTCCTAAAAATCCGAATCCGGCACCCGCCATCACTCCTGTGCCTGCAACCGCTGCGGCAGTCACCGCAAATCCGACAACCATTCCAACAAAGATTCCGGTACCGGCAACTTCGGTCACCACCACGATGACGGCAATTATAACGGAGACAACACCACCGTCGATCTCCGAAACTGCCCTCAAAGCCCAAATCCAGGATGCCAAGAACAAGCTGGACCTGCTGAAAAACACCGACAGGGCTGACACGATCCTGATCACCGCGAAGAACCCCGGTGAATGCGATGTCAAACTATCCAAAGAACTCGGGTATCTCATCGATGCAAATACCGGCGATACTACTTTTGTTAAGGGCGATTATGGGAGCATCTCCCTGGATCGCTTCCGGCAGAACATGCTGGCCGGGCATACCTATGTCATCCTCCACAGCCATGCCAAGGACTGGATCGTCTGCCAGGACACAGGCACCATCGGTCTCAACACACTGTCGCTGGGGGATCTGGCTGCGCCGGCCAATCTTACCCGGCAGGGATACCATATCCAGAAGATAATCGCCGTCAGCGACAAGGATTATGAGGTATATCCCAGGATTCCGGACAACTGGAAGACGAGCGAAGAGGTATCCGATTCATTTACCGGTATCGAGAAACGCCTGGAGGCACGATTCCACTACGATTACTACGACGAGAATGGGAAGCAACAGATCTGGTACGATGTCGACATGATCATGCCGCTGCTGGCAAAGGATCTCGATTATACGTATGTTGTCAATAATATCGTGGCTCCCTGACGGGAAGCCCTGAAAAATACCGGGTTCGCATGCGCTTCACTGCCCGGATAATTGACCGGGATCATTGCTGGCCGGTTGTGCGGACCAGGGATGCCGTGTCCCGGTTCAGAATCGCGAATCCAGCCGGAGACTGTTGAAGATGCGCTGGGATACTGCATCGGATATTCCGGGATCTTTTCCGGCATGATAAAGGGAAAAGACACCCCGGTTGTTCATGCCAGTCACAATCGTGCAGGCGCCGGTACCTTCCGTAAAACCGGTTGCATTGATCTTCCCGAAATCATAGTGCGTGCCCCGGAGGGGAACGCCCGCAACGGGAACATCTGCAAGACCGGTGATCGAAAATGTTCCATCAGGGGTATTGGCGCAGTGATCCGGATTCCCGAAGAAGGAGTTGGCAATGTCGGCATACACGATCTGCCCGTCAAACCCGCGTGGCCAGATATCCCGCTGGGTGCTCACTATCGACACAAGCAGGACGGACTTCCCATCCGGGGATCTCCAGGTGCGTTTATCCTGTTCCAGTTGGTACGCCTCGGTGACCATGCACCCGGCGCCGGAATACGAATACTGGCGGAGGGGGCGGCGGGCAACCGTTGCATTCCACCCGGCCGGGTAATCGATCGCATAATCCGGCCCGGTATACCGTTCAAAGGAGACGGCAGGGGTTTCCATGGGCGTTCCTACAGGAGAGACCGTGTTCGGGAGTTTTGTTGCTGCAGTCACAGATGTAGTATTTACGCTGGTATTGGCCAGTACGGGCGGTGAGGAAGGAAGGACTGAAGGTGTACTATTCACCTGCGCCGGGGCTCGGGCAGCATCCGGCTGCGAACAGCCGGCAAGTGCGAACAGGATCAATAATGCCATGATAACACCGGCCGCTCCGCGCAGAGGGATCATCGGTGTATGGTATCGGGTACAGGAAAAAAGAAGTATCGATTCATGCCGGTTCAGGATCTCACTACAGCAGAAATTCCCAAAAACATTTTTTCGTATATCCCCTCATCACCGGGTGGCTTTGGGGATGGCGGGGATAAGGTTATTCAAATATAAACCCAATGAGTTCTGAAATGCCAAAACCCCCAGAAAAGCAGACGTTCTCACGGCCCGAGCCCGAGTTCCGGTACAAGCAGTGCCTCATCCTAAGAAATGACGTCAAGATGAGCTGCGGCAAGCGGTGTGCCCAGGCAGCCCATGCATCCCTTGGCGCCTACAATGGCGCAGACAAGACCCTGGTAAAAGCCTGGGCAAGCGAGGGGCAGAAGAAAGTGGTCCTCAAAGCAAATGACGAGCGGACGCTGTATGAACTCAAGGTGCTCGCCGAACGCGCCGGCATCTCCACGTCATTAATTCAGGATGCCGGCATGACCGAGATCCCGCCCGGCACCATCACCGCCCTCGGACTTGGCCCGGCAAAATCCGAAGACCTTGACAAGATCACCGGGACCCTGACCCTTTTATGATGCAGAGCCAGTATCCGCTTGAACGCGATCTCGGCATGCGGTATTACGCAAGCGATGTACCTGGGATCGGCGGGAAACTCCGCTCTGTTCCGGAAGATTTCATTGTCGAGGAGATCCCGCTTGAAAAAGGCGGGACAACTGGACCGTACCTGATCTGCAACCTGACCAAGACCAACTGGGAACTCCAGCATGCTGTAAAGGAGATCGCAAAGCGGCTTGGCATCAGCCACCGCCGGATCGGCTGGGCCGGCACCAAGGACCGCAATGCGATCACCAAACAGCGGATCTCCATCTATGATGTGACCGCGGAGAGGGTTGCCGAAGTCAGGCTCAAGGACCTCGTGCTCGAACCGGTAGGAACATCGAACGAGAGCCTGCTGCTCGGCGACCTGCAGGGAAACCGGTTCGACATCCTGATTCGGGATGCGGATTCGCCGGATCTTGCAGGCCGCGTGGAGAATATCACGAAGACCGCAAGCGAGGGAATCCCGAACTATTTCGGGATCCAGCGTTTCGGGGCGCTCCGGCCGGTCACCCACGAGGTGGGGAAGTGGATCCTCAAGGGAGATTATGAGCAGGCGGTTGTGACCTACATCGGCATGGCATTTCCCGCCGAATCGGAAGCCACGAGGATCGTCCGCTCCGCGTTCATGGAAAGCCGCGACATCGAGACCGCACTCCACCGGTTCCCGGTCCAGCTCTCGTTCGAGCGCTCGATGCTCCACCACCTCCAGGGGCATCCGGAGGATTATGCCGGGGCACTTCTGGAACTTCCGCCCAAGCTCCTCTCGATGTTTGTCTCCGCGTTCCAGTCATATCTCTTCAACTGTGCGCTCAGCCAGCGGTTCGATGACGGGCATACCATGCAGGATCCCCTTCCGGGCGACATGCTGATTTTCGGAAACGGCCGGACCGACACCGCCACTGCTGCGAACCTTACGGCAGTCTCCCTGCATATCAGGCGCGGGAGATGCACAATTGCCCTTTTCATGCCGGGAAAAGAGATGGCAGCAGGTCAGGTGCCCGATGCAACAACCGCGGCATTGCTCGAAAAGCACCAGATAACACCTGACGATTTCGGGCGCGCGGCAAAATTCGTCCGGACAAAATTCGAAGGAGCCTATCGTCCCATCTCGCTCAAAACAGAGATCGGATCTTCACTCGAGAACAACAACGTTCACCTGAAATTCACCCTGCCACCCGGCCATTACGCCACAACGGTCTGCCGGGAGTTCATGAAAGCGGACCCGGAAAAAATGGTTTAGACCCGGGACCGGGCCATCTTTTTTGCCCCGTCGATGGCATCGTGCAGGTTCCCAAGCTCGTCGATGACATTGATCTTTATCGCATCAGCACCCCGGATCACCCGGCCATCCTCGATATCGGACCG
This region includes:
- the truD gene encoding tRNA pseudouridine(13) synthase TruD — protein: MMQSQYPLERDLGMRYYASDVPGIGGKLRSVPEDFIVEEIPLEKGGTTGPYLICNLTKTNWELQHAVKEIAKRLGISHRRIGWAGTKDRNAITKQRISIYDVTAERVAEVRLKDLVLEPVGTSNESLLLGDLQGNRFDILIRDADSPDLAGRVENITKTASEGIPNYFGIQRFGALRPVTHEVGKWILKGDYEQAVVTYIGMAFPAESEATRIVRSAFMESRDIETALHRFPVQLSFERSMLHHLQGHPEDYAGALLELPPKLLSMFVSAFQSYLFNCALSQRFDDGHTMQDPLPGDMLIFGNGRTDTATAANLTAVSLHIRRGRCTIALFMPGKEMAAGQVPDATTAALLEKHQITPDDFGRAAKFVRTKFEGAYRPISLKTEIGSSLENNNVHLKFTLPPGHYATTVCREFMKADPEKMV
- the pth2 gene encoding peptidyl-tRNA hydrolase Pth2, which translates into the protein MPKPPEKQTFSRPEPEFRYKQCLILRNDVKMSCGKRCAQAAHASLGAYNGADKTLVKAWASEGQKKVVLKANDERTLYELKVLAERAGISTSLIQDAGMTEIPPGTITALGLGPAKSEDLDKITGTLTLL